Proteins encoded together in one Agromyces sp. 3263 window:
- a CDS encoding LysR family transcriptional regulator, producing the protein MNITLLRRFVAVAEELHFPRAADKLGIPLASLYSSIDKLEAEIGQPLFTRHGETQLTKVGVLFLEEARNEIAAAPAPAEKPAAKAGGKAKASKGKGRAPIVKGQPKPYKKRQGR; encoded by the coding sequence GTGAACATCACCCTGCTTCGACGGTTCGTCGCCGTCGCCGAGGAGCTGCACTTTCCGCGAGCCGCGGACAAGCTCGGGATCCCCCTCGCGTCGCTCTACTCGTCGATCGACAAGCTCGAGGCCGAGATCGGGCAGCCGCTGTTCACCCGGCACGGCGAGACGCAGCTCACGAAGGTCGGCGTCCTCTTCCTCGAGGAGGCCAGGAACGAGATCGCCGCGGCGCCGGCTCCCGCCGAGAAGCCCGCAGCGAAGGCGGGCGGCAAGGCGAAGGCCTCGAAGGGCAAGGGGCGTGCGCCCATCGTGAAGGGCCAGCCCAAGCCGTACAAGAAGCGCCAGGGCCGCTGA
- a CDS encoding alpha/beta hydrolase has protein sequence MATTSEPTTVVLVHGAFADAGSWVPVIERLLAAGVPVRAPGLLMRGLRSDSDYIASVISQIPGPVLAVGHSYGGAVISNAATQASNVKGLVLVSGFAPEENEALGEAEGTSRDSALGPALVQAQFPTGVGDETAIELYVDIAKFPAVFAGDLPEAQANAFAVSQRPIAASAFDEKSGPPAWKHLPTWSVVATGDKAAGSDVLLSMARRANAELLELEGSHLIMVSQPEPVTDVILRALDKVGGSR, from the coding sequence ATGGCCACCACATCAGAACCCACGACCGTCGTGCTCGTGCACGGCGCATTCGCCGACGCCGGAAGCTGGGTCCCCGTGATCGAGCGACTCCTCGCCGCCGGCGTTCCCGTTCGCGCACCGGGGCTCCTCATGCGGGGCCTGCGCTCCGACTCCGACTACATCGCGAGCGTGATCTCCCAGATCCCCGGCCCGGTGCTCGCGGTGGGGCACTCCTATGGAGGTGCGGTGATCTCCAACGCCGCCACGCAGGCGTCGAACGTGAAGGGACTGGTGCTGGTGTCGGGGTTCGCGCCCGAGGAGAACGAGGCGCTCGGCGAGGCCGAGGGAACCTCCCGCGACAGCGCCCTCGGACCGGCACTCGTCCAGGCGCAGTTCCCGACGGGGGTCGGCGACGAGACGGCGATCGAGCTGTACGTCGACATCGCGAAGTTCCCGGCGGTGTTCGCGGGCGACCTCCCCGAGGCGCAGGCGAACGCCTTCGCGGTATCCCAACGACCCATCGCCGCCTCGGCGTTCGACGAGAAGTCGGGACCGCCCGCGTGGAAGCACCTGCCGACCTGGTCCGTCGTCGCCACCGGCGACAAGGCGGCGGGATCCGACGTGCTGCTCTCCATGGCGCGCCGCGCGAACGCCGAGCTGCTCGAGCTCGAGGGCTCGCACCTCATCATGGTCTCCCAGCCGGAACCGGTGACCGACGTCATCCTCCGCGCGCTCGACAAGGTCGGAGGGTCGCGGTGA
- a CDS encoding ATP-binding protein produces MPRITLTAGNDLVQRLAGETDPVRAVIELIWNSLDADANKVSVTLDRNIADGIVGVTVRDDGLGMSPERVEQDFKWVGNSWKLGARVTEREKRPLHGRLGQGRLRAFALGTRITWETVGQDATGAFKQTRVSSTVDRRNDFSGPDPVDAQSPTYTEFRAEGRDSLGRLEGDSARPRIGAALALHLLTFPSIEVWYDGVKIDPAASIERETTHELNWSYDGVEHRAALKVVEWRDVKGRTLYLCDDKGVPVDETPIRRFADFNFAAYVLWDGMTEHPNEVMLVDMEQETSLLGSLMQVVDSTLEDHFEARRAEQRRELVGRWKETKTYPYEGDPASDEEVVERATFDVVATAVRRHIPKARGQEKLTLGLLKDTLQRNPDGVKTLLNQYVGLTEGESEELDRLLERTPLSRLIRATTDVTDRLDFLSALREIVFNPEAKGLVKERDHLHKILERESWVFGEQFNMMSSEIGLTRALEQHLSMLGREGESTTKVTKTDGSQGRLDLMFSLAAPEHETKRHLVVELKAPSVVASHKEANQIKGYARAIVEDPQFAGTHTVWDFVLVVNDYNNDVRRDINQRGRESGLLDESELDPNSPLRYRVWVRRWSEILESADQRLLYYKRGLQHDASLLDVKRYLREHHADVLPEGLFSEGDED; encoded by the coding sequence ATGCCTCGAATCACGCTCACCGCTGGAAACGACTTGGTCCAGCGTCTCGCTGGCGAGACTGACCCGGTGCGAGCGGTCATCGAGCTCATCTGGAACAGCCTCGATGCGGACGCCAACAAGGTGTCAGTGACTCTTGACCGCAACATCGCCGACGGCATTGTCGGTGTGACCGTTCGCGATGACGGCCTCGGCATGAGCCCGGAACGCGTCGAGCAGGACTTCAAGTGGGTGGGGAACTCGTGGAAGCTCGGAGCGCGCGTCACCGAGCGCGAGAAGCGACCTCTGCACGGCAGGCTGGGTCAGGGGCGTCTGCGCGCCTTCGCGTTGGGAACCCGCATCACGTGGGAGACGGTCGGCCAGGATGCAACGGGCGCGTTCAAGCAGACACGCGTGTCATCGACTGTTGACCGTCGCAACGATTTCTCGGGCCCCGATCCTGTCGACGCCCAGAGCCCGACCTACACGGAGTTCCGAGCTGAAGGGCGGGACTCGCTCGGCAGGCTCGAAGGCGACTCCGCGCGGCCGCGCATCGGTGCCGCCCTTGCCCTTCATCTGCTAACCTTCCCGTCGATCGAGGTCTGGTACGACGGAGTGAAGATCGACCCGGCCGCGAGCATCGAGCGCGAGACGACTCACGAGCTGAACTGGTCCTACGACGGTGTTGAGCACCGAGCCGCGCTGAAGGTCGTCGAATGGCGAGATGTGAAGGGCCGGACGCTCTATCTCTGCGACGACAAGGGCGTTCCGGTCGATGAGACACCTATTAGGCGCTTCGCCGACTTCAACTTCGCAGCCTACGTCCTGTGGGACGGCATGACGGAGCACCCCAACGAGGTGATGCTCGTCGATATGGAGCAGGAAACGTCGCTGCTCGGCTCCCTGATGCAGGTCGTGGACTCCACGCTCGAGGATCACTTCGAGGCTCGCCGTGCCGAGCAGCGTCGCGAGCTCGTCGGTCGCTGGAAAGAGACCAAGACATACCCGTACGAAGGTGATCCCGCCTCGGACGAAGAGGTCGTCGAACGAGCAACCTTCGACGTTGTTGCAACGGCTGTGCGCCGGCACATCCCCAAGGCGCGTGGCCAGGAGAAGCTGACGCTGGGGCTCCTCAAGGACACGCTCCAGCGGAACCCCGATGGTGTGAAGACGCTCCTGAACCAGTACGTCGGTCTCACCGAAGGCGAGAGCGAAGAGCTCGACCGGCTGCTTGAGCGCACGCCGCTCTCGAGGCTGATCCGGGCGACTACCGACGTGACCGACCGCCTGGACTTCCTGAGCGCTCTTCGCGAGATCGTCTTCAACCCCGAAGCCAAGGGACTGGTCAAGGAGCGGGACCACCTGCACAAGATCCTGGAGCGCGAGAGCTGGGTGTTCGGAGAGCAGTTCAACATGATGAGCTCGGAGATAGGTCTCACCCGAGCGCTCGAGCAACACCTCAGCATGCTTGGCCGGGAGGGTGAGTCCACCACGAAGGTCACCAAGACCGATGGCAGCCAGGGCCGCCTTGACCTGATGTTCTCGCTGGCGGCCCCCGAGCACGAGACGAAGCGGCACCTGGTTGTGGAGCTGAAGGCCCCATCGGTAGTTGCGTCGCACAAGGAAGCCAACCAGATCAAGGGCTATGCCCGCGCCATCGTCGAAGATCCACAGTTTGCCGGCACCCACACTGTCTGGGACTTCGTGCTCGTCGTGAACGACTACAACAACGATGTGAGGCGAGACATCAACCAGCGTGGTCGCGAGTCAGGGCTGCTCGATGAGTCCGAGCTCGACCCGAACTCCCCGCTGCGCTACAGGGTCTGGGTGCGGCGCTGGTCGGAGATCCTCGAGTCCGCGGACCAACGCTTGCTGTACTACAAGCGCGGATTGCAGCACGACGCTTCGCTCCTCGACGTCAAGCGGTATCTGCGTGAACACCACGCAGACGTGCTGCCGGAGGGGCTGTTCTCAGAGGGTGACGAGGACTAG
- a CDS encoding NIPSNAP family protein, with the protein MITIHLRYEIDPHKLSDFEEYGRRWIHLVNRLGGTHHGYFLPSEGDSDEAFALFTFPSLAEYEQYRTAATTDPECVEANRFGAETRCFRRYERRFLTPMFD; encoded by the coding sequence ATGATCACCATCCACCTGCGCTACGAGATCGACCCCCACAAGCTGTCCGACTTCGAGGAGTACGGCCGGCGATGGATCCACCTCGTGAACCGGCTCGGCGGCACGCACCACGGCTACTTCCTGCCGAGCGAGGGCGACAGCGATGAGGCGTTCGCGCTCTTCACGTTCCCGTCGCTGGCCGAGTACGAGCAGTACCGCACCGCCGCGACGACCGACCCCGAATGCGTGGAGGCCAACCGGTTCGGCGCGGAGACCCGCTGCTTCCGGCGCTACGAGCGGAGGTTCCTGACCCCGATGTTCGACTGA
- the ychF gene encoding redox-regulated ATPase YchF produces the protein MALTIGIVGLPNVGKSTLFNALTKNQVLAANYPFATIEPNIGVVNLPDPRLETLAGIFNSERILPAAVSFVDIAGIVRGASEGEGLGNKFLANIREADAIAQVVRGFEDSDVVHVEGTVDPKSDMETINTELILADLETLERAIPRFEKEVKSKKLDPSVLTAANEALEVLQKGTPLSAASVDLEPVRELGLLTAKPFIYVFNVDEAVLTDAARKAELAALVAPAEAVFLDAKIESELIDLDPADAAELLASTGQEESGLDQLARVGFDTLGLQTYLTAGPKESRAWTIHKGWKAPQAAGVIHTDFERGFIKAEVISFADLVATGSVAEARAKGKARMEGKDYVMQDGDVVEFRFNV, from the coding sequence GTGGCTCTCACTATCGGCATCGTCGGCCTGCCCAACGTCGGCAAGTCCACCCTGTTCAACGCGCTCACCAAGAACCAGGTGCTCGCGGCGAACTACCCGTTCGCGACGATCGAACCGAACATCGGCGTGGTGAACCTGCCCGACCCGCGGCTCGAGACGCTCGCCGGCATCTTCAACTCCGAGCGCATCCTGCCCGCCGCCGTGTCGTTCGTCGACATCGCCGGCATCGTGCGCGGCGCGTCCGAGGGCGAGGGCCTCGGCAACAAGTTCCTCGCGAACATCCGCGAGGCCGACGCGATCGCGCAGGTCGTGCGGGGCTTCGAGGACTCCGACGTCGTGCACGTCGAGGGCACCGTCGACCCGAAGTCCGACATGGAGACCATCAACACCGAGCTGATCCTCGCCGACCTCGAGACGCTCGAGCGAGCGATCCCGCGCTTCGAGAAGGAGGTCAAGAGCAAGAAGCTCGACCCGTCGGTGCTGACCGCGGCGAACGAGGCGCTCGAGGTGCTGCAGAAGGGCACGCCGCTGTCCGCGGCATCCGTCGACCTGGAGCCCGTCAGGGAGCTCGGCCTGCTCACCGCGAAGCCCTTCATCTATGTCTTCAACGTCGACGAGGCGGTGCTGACGGATGCCGCGCGCAAGGCCGAGCTCGCCGCGCTCGTCGCCCCCGCCGAGGCCGTCTTCCTCGACGCGAAGATCGAGTCCGAGCTCATCGACCTCGACCCCGCCGACGCCGCGGAGCTGCTCGCCTCGACGGGGCAGGAGGAGTCGGGCCTCGACCAGCTCGCTCGCGTCGGCTTCGACACGCTGGGCCTTCAGACCTACCTCACCGCCGGCCCCAAGGAGTCGCGCGCGTGGACCATCCACAAGGGCTGGAAGGCCCCGCAGGCCGCGGGCGTCATCCACACCGACTTCGAGCGCGGCTTCATCAAGGCCGAGGTCATCTCGTTCGCGGACCTCGTCGCCACCGGCTCGGTCGCCGAGGCCCGCGCCAAGGGCAAGGCCCGCATGGAGGGCAAGGACTACGTCATGCAGGACGGCGACGTCGTGGAGTTCCGCTTCAACGTGTAG
- a CDS encoding DNA-3-methyladenine glycosylase I, translating into MSDWASGTASTGSDTRSRCAWATARERDEALLAYHDHEWGTPGGSERAVFEALTLGIFQAGLGWLTVFHKRAAFRAAFHDFDPARVAQMDDADVAVLLEDPGIIRNEAKIRSALRNAAVMATSEFALADLANDAGPREHQRPSPGAAVPSHTPESEALSRRLKAEGYVFIGPTSAYAFMQAIGVVNDHVVGCFRGDELER; encoded by the coding sequence ATGTCTGACTGGGCGTCCGGCACCGCCTCGACGGGCTCGGACACGCGCAGCCGTTGCGCGTGGGCCACCGCGCGTGAGCGCGACGAGGCCCTGCTCGCCTACCACGACCACGAGTGGGGCACGCCGGGTGGGAGCGAGCGCGCCGTGTTCGAAGCACTCACCCTCGGGATCTTCCAGGCCGGCCTCGGATGGCTCACCGTGTTCCACAAGCGCGCCGCGTTCCGGGCTGCCTTCCACGACTTCGATCCGGCGCGGGTCGCGCAGATGGACGACGCCGACGTCGCCGTGCTGCTGGAGGATCCCGGGATCATCCGCAACGAGGCGAAGATCCGGTCGGCGCTCCGCAATGCCGCGGTGATGGCGACGTCGGAGTTCGCCCTCGCGGACCTGGCGAACGACGCCGGACCGCGCGAGCACCAGCGCCCGTCACCGGGGGCCGCCGTGCCCTCGCACACCCCCGAGTCGGAGGCCCTGAGCCGGCGCCTGAAGGCGGAGGGATACGTGTTCATCGGTCCGACCAGCGCCTACGCCTTCATGCAGGCGATCGGCGTGGTGAACGATCACGTCGTCGGCTGCTTCCGCGGCGACGAGCTCGAGCGATGA
- a CDS encoding sigma-70 family RNA polymerase sigma factor produces the protein MRIASTAADTDATEGVAMPEGAHQPATSDEVAWFTAVVREHSTALVRYFARRGPRQDAEDLAAEVFTTAWRRRADVPPDAVLPWLYRTAGFTLANHRRKTIDLAVDEVPESGAVRVSDDPELSTLFDAELRGALASVGERDRQILLLHAWEGLDGAELAEVLGISRSGADAALSRARKRLREAWGERLSF, from the coding sequence GTGAGGATCGCCAGCACCGCAGCCGACACCGACGCGACCGAGGGGGTGGCGATGCCCGAGGGCGCCCACCAGCCCGCGACCTCCGACGAGGTCGCCTGGTTCACCGCAGTCGTGCGCGAGCACTCGACGGCCCTCGTCCGCTACTTCGCGCGCCGGGGGCCGCGGCAGGACGCCGAGGACCTCGCGGCCGAGGTGTTCACGACGGCCTGGCGCCGCCGCGCCGACGTGCCGCCCGACGCCGTGCTCCCGTGGCTCTACCGCACCGCGGGCTTCACGCTGGCGAATCACCGGCGCAAGACCATCGACCTCGCGGTCGACGAGGTGCCCGAGTCGGGGGCGGTTCGCGTGAGCGACGACCCCGAGCTGAGCACCCTGTTCGATGCCGAGCTCCGTGGGGCGCTCGCGAGCGTGGGGGAGCGCGATCGGCAGATCCTGCTCCTGCACGCGTGGGAGGGCCTCGACGGCGCCGAGCTCGCCGAGGTGCTCGGCATCTCCCGGTCGGGGGCGGATGCCGCGCTCTCACGTGCACGCAAGCGCCTCCGCGAGGCGTGGGGCGAGCGGCTGTCGTTCTAG
- a CDS encoding cupin domain-containing protein: MSDTEPIDELATKLKRTELQHQASSIPGRDIVQVLTEIPVGVESGWHTHPGEEIGYILAGTVEMRIEGAPTLLLNAGDPFLMPPGTAHNARDLGPGTGMMLSTYLVDPTQSLATFVHVD, translated from the coding sequence GTGAGCGACACCGAGCCGATCGATGAGCTGGCGACGAAGCTGAAGCGCACCGAACTGCAGCACCAGGCCTCGTCGATTCCGGGCAGGGACATCGTGCAGGTCCTCACCGAGATCCCGGTCGGGGTCGAGTCCGGCTGGCACACGCACCCTGGTGAGGAGATCGGCTACATCCTCGCCGGCACCGTGGAGATGCGGATCGAGGGCGCGCCGACCCTGCTGCTGAACGCCGGCGACCCGTTCCTGATGCCGCCGGGCACCGCCCACAACGCGCGCGACCTCGGCCCGGGCACGGGGATGATGCTCTCCACCTACCTCGTCGACCCGACGCAGTCGCTGGCCACGTTCGTGCACGTGGACTGA
- a CDS encoding sodium:proton antiporter — MDPVSAVVWTVAFVLVTVSVTGLTRRLNWSAPVVLVVVGGIASFVPVVPVVHVEPELVLYGVLPPLLFAQAVRTSFLDVRRRRDSILILSVGTVAFTVVVVGFTTSLLLPAIGLAAAFAFAAVIAPTDTVAVTSVTGRLALPRRVVTVLEGESLLNDAAALVALNAAIAAMTMLLSPLLVTGAFLLAVVGGVAVGLAIGWTMAFIRSRLRSPVLDTSLALITPYLAFIAAQAVLGSGVLAVVIAGLYLGYRSPVVQSAEARIAESVNWRTIQFLLENAVFLFIGLNLASILQGAVRTGPGLWETIGICSVVFVALVVSRFVFVLAVAWFFRRGPRRLRRQHVQWKNAVVIAAANVRGVVTLAAVFLLPEMTPDREFLQFVAFVIVVATLVSGLALPLLVRRLHLPPPNAAQEQMERETLMAEAHTAGLARLELETGEADAERVVSQLRANATLISDSLAHPVTDPSSESFLAAYARLRREMITEERHAVLAARSEGRFPETAVKFVLRAIDAEELSLNAITRPPDAAGPRPEPADTRSPGRRGHV; from the coding sequence ATGGATCCCGTGAGCGCCGTCGTCTGGACCGTCGCGTTCGTCCTCGTGACGGTCTCGGTGACGGGCCTGACCAGGCGGCTGAACTGGTCGGCGCCGGTCGTGCTCGTCGTCGTCGGCGGGATCGCGTCGTTCGTGCCCGTCGTCCCCGTCGTGCACGTCGAGCCCGAGCTGGTGCTCTACGGCGTGCTGCCTCCGCTGCTGTTCGCACAGGCCGTGCGGACCTCGTTCCTCGACGTGCGCCGGCGACGTGACAGCATCCTCATCCTCTCCGTCGGGACGGTCGCCTTCACGGTGGTCGTCGTCGGGTTCACGACGTCGTTGCTGCTCCCTGCAATCGGGCTCGCCGCCGCGTTCGCGTTCGCGGCGGTCATCGCCCCCACGGACACCGTCGCCGTCACCTCCGTGACCGGCCGCCTCGCGCTGCCACGTCGAGTCGTCACCGTGCTCGAGGGCGAGAGCCTCTTGAACGACGCCGCGGCGCTCGTGGCACTCAACGCCGCGATCGCCGCGATGACGATGCTGCTCAGCCCGCTGCTCGTCACTGGCGCGTTCCTGCTGGCCGTGGTGGGTGGCGTCGCCGTCGGCCTCGCGATCGGCTGGACGATGGCGTTCATCCGCTCGCGCCTCCGGTCGCCCGTCCTCGACACGAGCCTCGCCCTCATCACGCCGTACCTTGCCTTCATCGCCGCGCAGGCCGTGCTGGGTTCCGGCGTGCTCGCCGTCGTCATCGCGGGGTTGTACCTGGGGTATCGTTCGCCGGTCGTGCAGTCCGCCGAGGCGCGGATCGCCGAGTCGGTGAACTGGCGGACCATCCAGTTCCTCCTCGAGAACGCTGTGTTCCTGTTCATCGGGCTCAACCTCGCGAGCATCCTGCAGGGCGCCGTCCGGACCGGCCCTGGCCTGTGGGAGACCATCGGCATCTGCAGCGTGGTGTTCGTGGCGCTCGTCGTCTCCCGGTTCGTGTTCGTGCTCGCCGTCGCCTGGTTCTTCCGACGAGGCCCGCGGCGGCTGCGCCGGCAGCACGTGCAGTGGAAGAACGCGGTCGTCATCGCCGCGGCGAACGTGCGCGGCGTCGTCACGCTCGCGGCCGTGTTCCTGCTCCCCGAGATGACGCCGGACCGGGAGTTCCTGCAGTTCGTCGCCTTCGTCATCGTCGTCGCGACCCTCGTCAGCGGGCTGGCGCTCCCGCTGCTCGTCCGGCGCCTGCACCTGCCGCCGCCGAACGCCGCCCAGGAGCAGATGGAACGCGAGACCCTGATGGCCGAGGCGCACACGGCCGGACTCGCCCGGCTCGAACTGGAGACGGGCGAGGCCGACGCGGAGCGCGTCGTGTCGCAGCTCCGGGCGAACGCCACCCTCATCTCCGACTCGCTCGCGCACCCGGTGACCGATCCGTCCTCCGAGTCCTTCCTCGCCGCGTACGCGCGGCTCCGGCGCGAGATGATCACCGAGGAACGCCACGCCGTCCTCGCCGCCAGGAGCGAGGGCCGGTTCCCCGAGACCGCGGTGAAGTTCGTCCTTCGAGCCATCGACGCAGAGGAGCTCTCATTGAATGCCATCACCAGGCCTCCGGATGCCGCTGGGCCGCGTCCCGAGCCGGCCGACACCCGCTCGCCGGGCAGGCGTGGCCATGTCTGA